Within Mycobacterium botniense, the genomic segment GCGTACCGAGCGGAGAGCGTCGGCGGTTGCACCCGGTATCCGGGCGGCGGCGACGGCTACCCGGTGGCGCGGGCTCGGCACTGTCGGCACAGCGACTGTCGGGCTGGCACCCGGAGTCATGCAATGAACTCCGCGGCGCGGTGCGCCAGCATGACGATGGTCGCGTATGGGCCCCGGCTGGTAATCCTCGGCAGCACAGAGCCGTCGATTACCCACAGGTTGTCGACGCCGCGGACCCGGCAGCGCTCGTCGACGACGGCGCGCGGATCCGGCTCTGGTCCTACCGGCGCGCTACCGCACAAATGTTGCGACGTCGACCACCTGGGCGGACCGACAACCGTTGCAGCACCGATGAGTTCGCGAACTAACTCGACGCCCCGGCGCAGCACCGCAACATCACCAGCCACGGCGTCGTAACGATGTTCAATGCGTGGCGGCACCTGAGGGTCGGCGCTGAGCAGGCTGATGCGGCCCCGGGACTGAGGTTGCATCAGCGCGACCCCGATATGCGGCCAGTCCGGATCCCGACGATCACCGGTCATCGCAGCGAATCCACTTGTGTATGGCCTGATCTCGATGTAATCGTCGGTGCTCAACACCACTTCCAGGACCGGGCGCCCGGCAGCGCCGGTCCAGTTCATCGGCAACACCCATTCGGGATGGTCACTGCACTCCTGACCCACCGGCAGCGGTGCTACCACATTGACGCCGGCAGCCCGCAGCATGGATGGCTCACCGATACCGGACAGCATTAGCAGATGTGCCGACTCGATAGCTCCAGCGCACAACACGATTCGATCGGACGTTAGCCTCAGTGGACGTCCGGCACTGACAGCGTCGACACCCACGGCCCGCATGTCCGAGAAAACCAGCCGCACCGCCCGTGTTCGCGTGAGCACTGTCACGTTGGGGCGTCGCAGCGCCGGCACCAAATAGCCCGCCCCGGAGCTGGTCCGCACACCATCGACCACGTTCAGCGGCACGGCGCCGACGCCCGACGGCATCGTGGGCCCGACGTCGTTGAGATCAGCGATCCAGCCGTATCCGGCGCGTTCTGCTGCAGCGATGAAAGCCTCTGAAGGGCCGGTGATCTCGCGCGTCCGACGAACCGGGATCGGGCCACAGCTGCCATGGGCGGGGGTGTCGAAGTCCAGGTCTGTCTCGATCGACCGGAAGTGGTTGAACACGTCCGGCCACGCCCACCCGGGAGCCCAGCCGAAGTCTCGAGGCAAGCCGCGGCAGAAATAACCGCCGTTGACCGCACCGGAACCGCCGAGGGTCGCGCCGCGCACGATCGTCGCCGGACGAGCCGGCCGTTCGGTCAGCTCAGTCTGGTAGCGCCAGACCAGCGGGCTGGCGGCGCCGACGGGCAGTTGCAATCCATTGGTCGTTCGAGCCAGCAGATCAGCTTCGGTGAGTCCAGGCCCCGCCTCGAGCACCATGACCCGGCAGCTTGGGTTGGCTGAAATGCGTTCGGCCAGAACAGATCCAGCGCTGCCGGCCCCGACGATCAGCACATCGCTGTGCGTAGTGGGTAGGCTCAACGCGGCGTTCAGATTCGAATCTGCGGTTTAAGGGCCCCGACGTTGCGCTCGCGCAACACTCCGCACCACAGCCCCGCGCCGTAGGCCAGGTCGTCGAGACGTTTCAGCAGCAGGTAGGACAGCAACCCGATTGGTCGCGCGTCGTCATCGGTGACTCCTCTGCGGTCTATCCAGTCCACCACGCCGTCGACGATGGCCGCGATGATGACAGCCCGGCGGAACTGGCGCGACACGATGGCCGCACACAGCGCAATGGGCCAGTAGTGCCGGCAGATCGCCGAAGCCAGTTGCAGCGCCGCCGACCACAATCCCCGCGCAGCCACCGCCACGACATCCCAGAGCTGGGTGTCGGCGCCCTGCATGGTCGCGGCGATCCG encodes:
- the mftG gene encoding mycofactocin dehydrogenase MftG; its protein translation is MSLPTTHSDVLIVGAGSAGSVLAERISANPSCRVMVLEAGPGLTEADLLARTTNGLQLPVGAASPLVWRYQTELTERPARPATIVRGATLGGSGAVNGGYFCRGLPRDFGWAPGWAWPDVFNHFRSIETDLDFDTPAHGSCGPIPVRRTREITGPSEAFIAAAERAGYGWIADLNDVGPTMPSGVGAVPLNVVDGVRTSSGAGYLVPALRRPNVTVLTRTRAVRLVFSDMRAVGVDAVSAGRPLRLTSDRIVLCAGAIESAHLLMLSGIGEPSMLRAAGVNVVAPLPVGQECSDHPEWVLPMNWTGAAGRPVLEVVLSTDDYIEIRPYTSGFAAMTGDRRDPDWPHIGVALMQPQSRGRISLLSADPQVPPRIEHRYDAVAGDVAVLRRGVELVRELIGAATVVGPPRWSTSQHLCGSAPVGPEPDPRAVVDERCRVRGVDNLWVIDGSVLPRITSRGPYATIVMLAHRAAEFIA